One Pectobacterium polaris DNA window includes the following coding sequences:
- a CDS encoding ABC transporter substrate-binding protein codes for MKLSTLTTLIAAGLTVAAVTTTTARAEGRLVIYCSATNAFCEEEAKAFGEKHNVKTSFIRNGSGSTLAKVDAEKKNPQADVWYGGTLDPQSQAGEMDLLEPYQSKNLEQIMPQFRDPAKRKGNYSSAVYVGILGFGVNTDRLKEKNLPVPQCWKDLTNPIYKGEIQIADPQSSGTAYTALATFSQLWGQDQAFDYLKKLNTNVSQYTKSGIAPARNAARGETAIGIGFLHDYSLEKEKGAPLTLISPCEGTGYEIGGVSILKGARNMDNAKLFVDWALSKEAQELSWKKGQSYQILTNTTAEASPLSLKLQDLKLINYDMDKYGAADVRKELISKWVNEVKMGQ; via the coding sequence ATGAAACTGAGTACCTTAACTACCCTCATCGCCGCTGGACTGACCGTTGCTGCTGTTACCACCACCACTGCTCGGGCGGAAGGACGCCTGGTCATTTACTGTAGCGCCACCAACGCCTTCTGCGAGGAAGAAGCCAAGGCCTTCGGTGAGAAACATAACGTTAAAACCTCCTTTATCCGCAACGGCTCTGGCAGCACACTGGCTAAAGTTGATGCAGAGAAGAAAAACCCACAGGCTGACGTCTGGTACGGCGGCACGCTGGATCCGCAATCTCAAGCGGGCGAAATGGATCTGTTGGAACCTTATCAGTCTAAAAACCTTGAGCAGATCATGCCGCAGTTCCGCGATCCCGCCAAACGTAAAGGCAACTACTCGTCTGCCGTTTACGTCGGTATCCTAGGCTTCGGCGTCAACACCGACCGCCTGAAAGAGAAAAACCTGCCCGTTCCACAGTGCTGGAAAGATCTGACCAATCCGATCTACAAAGGCGAGATCCAGATTGCCGATCCACAAAGTTCCGGTACGGCCTATACCGCACTGGCGACCTTCTCCCAGCTGTGGGGGCAGGATCAGGCCTTTGATTACCTGAAAAAACTGAATACCAACGTATCGCAGTACACCAAATCCGGTATTGCCCCGGCACGTAACGCCGCACGTGGCGAAACCGCTATCGGCATCGGCTTCCTGCATGACTACTCGCTGGAAAAAGAGAAAGGCGCACCGCTGACGCTGATCTCTCCGTGTGAAGGTACCGGCTATGAAATTGGCGGCGTCAGCATCCTGAAAGGCGCGCGCAATATGGATAACGCCAAGCTGTTCGTTGACTGGGCGCTGTCAAAAGAAGCACAGGAACTCTCCTGGAAGAAAGGCCAGTCCTACCAGATTCTGACCAACACCACCGCAGAAGCCTCTCCGCTGTCGCTGAAGTTGCAGGATCTGAAACTGATCAACTACGACATGGACAAATACGGCGCGGCTGACGTGCGTAAAGAGCTGATTTCCAAGTGGGTTAACGAAGTCAAAATGGGCCAATAA
- a CDS encoding MetQ/NlpA family lipoprotein — MMKKWRIALVAGMVTASMALTACDSASNSANHIKVGVINGAEQDVADVAKKVAKEKYGLDVELVGFSGSLLPNEATDKSDLDANVFQHRPFLEQQNREHGYKLVAVGNTFVFPMAGYSKKIKNINDLKAGDTIAIPFDPTNLGRALLLLEKTGLITLKPDTGLLPTVLDITTNTHNLRIMEVEGAQLPRLLDDPQVTVAIISTTYIQQTGLTPTKDGIFIEDKESPYVNIIVTRENNKEAENVKKFIQAYQSDEVEQAANRIFNGGAVKGW, encoded by the coding sequence ATGATGAAGAAATGGCGTATAGCGCTGGTGGCGGGAATGGTCACGGCGTCGATGGCGTTGACGGCATGCGATAGCGCAAGCAATTCTGCCAACCACATTAAAGTCGGTGTGATTAACGGTGCGGAACAGGACGTCGCCGACGTCGCGAAGAAAGTGGCAAAAGAGAAATATGGTCTGGATGTCGAGCTGGTGGGGTTCAGCGGCTCACTATTGCCGAACGAGGCGACGGATAAAAGCGATCTGGACGCGAATGTGTTTCAACATCGTCCTTTTCTGGAACAGCAAAACCGCGAACACGGTTATAAGCTGGTGGCGGTAGGAAATACCTTCGTTTTCCCGATGGCGGGTTATTCGAAGAAGATTAAAAATATCAACGATCTGAAGGCTGGCGACACCATCGCGATTCCTTTCGATCCTACGAATCTGGGACGCGCGCTGTTATTACTGGAGAAAACCGGATTAATTACGCTGAAGCCTGATACAGGCTTATTACCGACGGTGCTGGATATTACGACCAACACGCACAACCTACGTATTATGGAAGTGGAAGGGGCACAGTTGCCGCGTTTGCTGGACGATCCGCAAGTGACAGTCGCGATTATTAGCACGACCTATATTCAGCAAACGGGCTTAACGCCAACGAAAGACGGTATTTTTATTGAGGATAAAGAGTCACCGTATGTGAATATTATTGTGACTCGTGAAAATAATAAAGAGGCGGAAAACGTCAAGAAATTTATTCAGGCCTATCAGTCTGATGAAGTTGAACAGGCTGCGAACCGTATTTTTAATGGCGGAGCGGTAAAAGGCTGGTAA
- a CDS encoding GntR family transcriptional regulator: protein MALTPLQTRIVRQIVAYIRREQLPPGAHLIESSLAQVLNASRTPVKVALLYLTEKGMLHYHRNRGFYLDRHAHELGHLVTELAASSEEPLYRKIVDMRLSRRLPEQFSEVDLMRECQVSRSVLRNVLTRIQQEGWLEFRTGQGWRTTPIIDSVTAYEESFTFRLLVEPLSLLSPQFRIDQHTLNACRKQQEDILNGGYLTLTPHEMFDANTHFHETLLACSGNRFAHHSLQRINQLRRLVEYRQGSPAFNPKRLEQIAEHLAILDFLQRGEIETAADWMKKHLEKACHDKVSIDLFR from the coding sequence ATGGCTTTAACTCCCCTACAGACAAGGATTGTCAGACAGATTGTCGCCTACATTCGCCGCGAGCAGCTGCCGCCTGGCGCTCATCTGATCGAATCGTCGCTGGCGCAGGTATTGAACGCCTCGCGCACGCCGGTCAAGGTTGCGCTGCTGTATCTGACGGAAAAAGGCATGCTGCATTACCACCGCAATCGGGGGTTTTATCTCGACCGTCATGCCCATGAATTAGGGCATCTGGTCACCGAATTAGCCGCCAGCAGCGAAGAGCCGCTCTACCGGAAGATTGTCGATATGCGCCTCTCCCGTCGGTTGCCGGAGCAGTTTTCAGAAGTGGATTTGATGCGAGAATGTCAGGTATCCCGCTCCGTACTGCGTAACGTCCTAACGCGTATTCAACAGGAAGGTTGGCTGGAATTCCGCACCGGTCAAGGCTGGCGAACCACGCCGATTATCGATTCCGTCACGGCCTATGAGGAAAGTTTTACGTTCCGCCTGCTGGTCGAGCCGCTCAGTCTGCTGTCACCGCAGTTTCGTATCGATCAGCACACGCTCAATGCCTGTCGTAAACAGCAGGAAGACATTCTCAATGGGGGTTACCTGACGCTCACACCGCATGAAATGTTCGATGCCAATACGCACTTTCATGAAACGCTGCTTGCCTGTAGCGGCAACCGCTTCGCCCACCATAGTTTGCAACGAATCAATCAGTTACGGCGTTTGGTGGAATATCGACAAGGGAGTCCAGCCTTCAATCCCAAGCGGTTGGAACAGATTGCAGAGCATCTGGCGATTCTGGATTTCCTGCAACGGGGAGAGATCGAAACAGCGGCAGACTGGATGAAGAAACATCTGGAGAAAGCGTGTCACGATAAAGTCAGCATCGATCTTTTTCGGTGA
- a CDS encoding response regulator transcription factor — protein sequence MINVALVDDHIVVRSGFAQLLTLENDIQVVGQYASAAQAWPHLLKQPIDVAVIDIAMPDESGLSLLTRLRQQRPNFRAIILSIYDTTAFVQSALDAGAGGYLTKRCGPEELVQAVRVVSSGGLYLCADALHAIRHQQQPPKELLALTPREREIFSLLINGISVKSIAEQLELSHKTVHVHRANILSKLQCESTVELVHFALQHQLLAGK from the coding sequence ATGATTAATGTGGCTTTGGTTGACGATCACATCGTTGTACGGTCTGGCTTTGCACAGCTTCTGACATTAGAAAATGACATTCAGGTTGTTGGACAATATGCTTCGGCGGCGCAGGCGTGGCCCCATCTACTCAAACAGCCGATTGACGTTGCCGTGATTGATATTGCCATGCCGGATGAAAGCGGCCTGTCGCTATTAACCCGCCTGCGTCAGCAGCGCCCCAATTTTCGCGCCATTATTCTGAGTATTTATGACACCACTGCATTTGTACAAAGCGCGCTGGATGCAGGCGCAGGCGGCTATCTCACAAAGCGCTGTGGCCCAGAAGAGTTAGTGCAGGCGGTTCGCGTGGTCAGCAGCGGTGGCCTTTACTTGTGTGCCGATGCACTGCACGCCATTCGCCATCAGCAGCAGCCACCGAAGGAGTTGCTGGCGCTAACGCCGCGCGAGCGGGAAATATTCAGCCTGCTGATCAACGGGATTAGCGTAAAAAGCATCGCTGAACAGCTCGAGCTCAGCCATAAGACCGTTCACGTTCACCGCGCCAATATTCTCAGTAAATTACAGTGTGAATCCACGGTAGAGCTGGTGCATTTTGCGCTGCAACACCAACTGCTGGCAGGGAAGTAA
- the uhpC gene encoding MFS transporter family glucose-6-phosphate receptor UhpC gives MQAPMFPAGQLSPTQISQRYRYWRPRLLISMVIGYATFYLTRKSINFVMPVMQLELGLSKGDIGLLGTLFYLCYGASKFISGIVCDRSQVRWFMGVGLMITGVLNILFMYCQSLTGLLIVWALNGFFQGWGWPPCARLLSSWYSRNERGLWWGCWNTSINIGGAAVPLLAGYLASEWGWQAALLVPGIIGIVIGLWLCWQLCDKPQQQGLPSVGQWRRDALELRQEQQSPPMPMRQILRDAILRNRTIWLLGFSYILVYLIRIALNDWGNIWLSESHGFNLLSANATLSLFELGGLMGALFAGWGSDLLFRGQRAPMILLFALGLFLTMTALWLAPIHHYSLLAACFFSIGFFVFGPQMLIGLAATEYSHKDAAGTVTGFLALFAYLGAALAGWPLAQVLQHYGWSGFFTLLALASACIGLLLMPLLMAGVSRRERLMTSK, from the coding sequence ATGCAGGCACCCATGTTTCCAGCGGGACAGCTTTCACCCACACAAATCAGCCAGCGTTATCGCTACTGGCGACCACGGTTGCTGATTTCCATGGTCATCGGGTATGCCACGTTTTACCTGACGCGTAAAAGCATCAACTTCGTCATGCCGGTGATGCAGTTGGAATTAGGGTTAAGCAAAGGTGATATCGGTCTGCTGGGGACGCTATTTTATCTCTGTTATGGCGCGTCCAAGTTTATTTCCGGCATCGTGTGCGATCGCAGTCAGGTGCGCTGGTTTATGGGTGTCGGACTAATGATTACCGGCGTGCTGAACATTCTGTTCATGTACTGCCAGTCGCTCACGGGGTTATTGATTGTCTGGGCGCTGAACGGGTTCTTTCAGGGCTGGGGGTGGCCGCCTTGCGCCAGACTGCTGAGCAGTTGGTATTCACGCAACGAGCGCGGTCTCTGGTGGGGATGCTGGAATACCTCGATCAATATCGGCGGTGCGGCGGTTCCTCTGCTGGCGGGCTATCTGGCCTCCGAATGGGGATGGCAGGCGGCGCTGCTGGTGCCGGGCATCATCGGCATAGTGATTGGTCTGTGGCTGTGCTGGCAGCTGTGCGACAAACCGCAACAGCAGGGATTGCCAAGCGTCGGCCAGTGGCGGCGCGATGCGCTGGAGCTTCGTCAGGAGCAACAAAGCCCGCCGATGCCGATGCGCCAGATTCTGCGCGATGCGATTTTGCGTAACCGTACCATCTGGCTGCTCGGGTTTTCCTACATTCTGGTGTACCTGATTCGTATCGCACTGAATGACTGGGGGAACATCTGGCTATCGGAGAGTCACGGTTTCAACCTGCTCAGCGCGAACGCCACGCTGTCGCTGTTTGAACTGGGTGGATTGATGGGGGCGCTGTTTGCCGGTTGGGGTTCGGACCTGCTGTTTCGTGGTCAACGCGCACCGATGATTTTGCTGTTTGCACTAGGGTTGTTTTTAACCATGACCGCGCTGTGGCTAGCACCGATTCACCACTATTCACTGCTCGCGGCCTGTTTCTTCAGTATCGGTTTTTTTGTTTTTGGACCACAGATGTTGATTGGTCTGGCTGCGACGGAATACAGCCATAAGGATGCCGCAGGCACGGTGACAGGTTTTCTGGCGTTGTTTGCCTATCTGGGGGCAGCGCTGGCGGGCTGGCCGCTAGCACAGGTGCTGCAACACTACGGATGGTCGGGATTTTTTACTCTGCTGGCGTTGGCTTCAGCCTGCATCGGACTGTTATTGATGCCGCTGCTGATGGCAGGTGTCAGCCGCCGGGAACGTTTGATGACATCAAAATAG
- a CDS encoding MASE1 domain-containing sensor histidine kinase has translation MRRLHVIGMTLFLAFFYSLIWLALWTISFYLSNNGQQAALLLPQGLRLALMILLPRKYWPTLLLAEIAIQSWLISEQLITRSLLLLSPFLSLIPAIITHKIWHRYTLYWQRLLLLLAALTLNTVLHGIAIGPWLHSQLTQTLLATFTGGVLLIPFMYLLYEYIKQQHLQTLLAQEIPDPPLRTSLLIWCSLFFSIGVCLQMTFTPEMERLLLIFVFLPNVVMAYKFGWQGGVLSAVLGSLMIAVTRQVSGAFDDLRELELFLSTQALLGIGLGIAISRQQQLAQRLQRYRHQLEQELKTRRQLMERIIHTEEAVRKDIARELHDDIGQNITAIQIQAMLVKHSAPADAAQHAAGQISELSRRIHHTTRQLLRQLRPPVLDEMVLDKALHHLADEFAFSARGIQFQLDYQLPTPPHDDVVVFTLYRLVQELLNNINKHASATQITVRLSQQDDLITLDVIDNGVGIAQKDSSHPTGGGFGLRGIEERVQALGGNWLVKAATIGDSATPHGTHIIVNLPTKFKQKDD, from the coding sequence ATGCGCCGCCTGCACGTCATCGGCATGACGCTGTTTCTGGCTTTTTTTTATAGCCTGATTTGGCTGGCGCTGTGGACCATCAGTTTCTATTTGAGCAACAACGGCCAGCAGGCAGCGCTGCTGTTACCGCAAGGGCTGCGGCTGGCGTTGATGATTTTGCTACCGCGCAAATACTGGCCAACCTTGCTGCTTGCGGAAATCGCCATCCAGAGCTGGCTTATCAGCGAGCAGCTTATCACGCGTTCGCTGCTGCTACTTTCCCCGTTCCTCAGCCTGATTCCGGCCATCATCACGCATAAAATCTGGCATCGCTATACGCTTTATTGGCAACGACTTCTGCTGTTGCTGGCGGCGCTGACGCTCAATACCGTTCTGCACGGCATCGCCATCGGCCCCTGGTTACACTCGCAGCTGACGCAAACGCTGCTGGCGACGTTTACCGGCGGCGTCCTGCTGATTCCGTTCATGTATCTGCTGTACGAATACATCAAACAGCAGCACTTGCAGACATTGCTGGCACAGGAGATCCCCGATCCGCCGCTGCGTACCTCGCTGCTGATTTGGTGCTCGCTGTTTTTTTCTATCGGCGTTTGCCTGCAAATGACGTTCACGCCTGAGATGGAACGCCTGCTGCTGATTTTCGTTTTTCTGCCTAACGTGGTCATGGCGTATAAATTCGGCTGGCAAGGCGGCGTGCTCTCCGCCGTACTCGGCAGCCTGATGATTGCCGTCACGCGTCAGGTGAGCGGTGCCTTCGACGATCTACGCGAGCTGGAACTCTTTCTTTCTACGCAGGCGCTGCTCGGCATTGGGCTGGGTATCGCGATAAGCCGTCAGCAACAGCTGGCACAGCGGCTCCAGCGCTATCGTCATCAGTTGGAGCAGGAGTTGAAAACCCGGCGGCAGCTCATGGAGCGCATCATCCATACCGAAGAGGCCGTGCGCAAAGACATCGCGCGCGAACTGCACGATGACATCGGCCAAAACATCACTGCCATTCAGATTCAGGCCATGCTGGTGAAACACAGCGCACCAGCCGATGCAGCTCAGCATGCCGCCGGACAAATCAGCGAGCTGTCGCGGCGTATCCACCACACCACCCGCCAGCTTCTGCGCCAGCTGCGCCCGCCGGTGCTGGATGAAATGGTGTTGGATAAAGCGCTGCATCATCTGGCGGACGAATTTGCCTTCTCGGCTCGCGGTATCCAGTTTCAGTTGGATTATCAGCTCCCCACGCCTCCACATGATGACGTGGTGGTTTTCACCCTTTATCGACTGGTGCAGGAGCTGCTGAACAACATCAACAAACACGCCAGCGCCACGCAGATTACGGTTCGACTTTCCCAGCAGGATGACCTGATTACGCTCGACGTTATTGATAACGGCGTGGGCATCGCACAAAAAGACAGCTCGCATCCGACAGGCGGCGGTTTCGGTCTGCGGGGCATCGAGGAGCGCGTACAGGCGTTGGGCGGTAACTGGCTGGTAAAAGCTGCCACCATTGGCGACTCTGCCACGCCGCACGGTACGCACATAATTGTTAACCTGCCCACAAAATTTAAACAAAAAGACGATTAG
- the cuyB gene encoding cysteate racemase encodes MNSLVGILGGMGPGATVDAMQKLIKNTPAYRDQDHIPMIAVSIPDIPDRTKCILQHSASPLDKMLQYMKILENAGAECIIIPCNTAHYWFNDLKKQCRAEMISIIDVTCQAIKNANTTRVGLLATTATVKARIYQDNLTTDNIECYTPDDADQHQVMESIYAYKSGDIAGAYSMLSPVKDRLLQAGVEKIILGCTELPLILEQEIRTSPQHYVDATEELIKKTVEWYFTHSPRNDIAA; translated from the coding sequence ATGAACAGTCTCGTGGGAATTCTTGGTGGTATGGGGCCGGGTGCGACCGTCGATGCGATGCAAAAACTGATCAAAAACACGCCAGCGTATCGGGATCAAGACCATATTCCGATGATTGCGGTTTCTATTCCTGATATCCCTGACAGAACGAAATGCATTCTCCAGCACAGCGCGTCACCGCTGGATAAAATGCTGCAATATATGAAAATTCTCGAAAACGCGGGCGCTGAATGCATCATTATCCCGTGCAACACCGCGCACTATTGGTTTAATGACTTAAAAAAACAGTGCCGTGCAGAAATGATCAGCATTATTGATGTGACCTGTCAGGCGATTAAAAATGCCAACACCACCCGCGTCGGCCTGTTAGCGACGACGGCGACGGTCAAAGCGAGAATTTATCAGGACAACCTGACTACCGATAATATTGAGTGCTACACGCCGGATGATGCAGACCAACACCAGGTAATGGAAAGCATCTACGCGTATAAATCCGGTGATATCGCCGGCGCCTATAGCATGTTGTCGCCGGTAAAAGATCGCCTGTTGCAGGCTGGCGTTGAGAAAATTATTCTGGGTTGTACCGAGCTTCCCCTGATTCTGGAGCAGGAAATCAGAACATCACCACAACACTATGTCGATGCAACGGAAGAGTTAATTAAGAAAACGGTCGAGTGGTATTTTACTCACAGTCCGAGAAATGATATCGCCGCTTAA
- a CDS encoding dicarboxylate/amino acid:cation symporter: MQRQKLLVQIVLAIVLGILIGWACHQYLDGSRAKEVASYFNMVTDIFLRLIKMIIAPLVFATLVSGLASMGGNSSAVGRIGMKAMIWFVSASFISLLIGMVFANLFQPGGGMNLEIPAQHIATGLNTDSFTLKSFISHIFPKSIVEAMANNEILQILVFSLFFGSALAYVKGKNKHATTIISLIEELTKVMFRVTDYVMALAPIAVFAAIASAITTQGLGLLYDFGKLIGEFYLGLAVLWGVLFLVGYLFLGKGIVRLAKLIREPTMLAFATASSESAYPKTMEALTKFGVPKKVTSFVLPLGYSFNLDGSMMYQSFAILFIAQAYNIDLSVTEQILILLTLMITSKGMAGVARASIVVVAATLPMFSLPEAGILLIIGIDQFLDMGRTATNVIGNSISTAVVASLEKDIHDDEEEATDEVVAYKEPQQATQNS, translated from the coding sequence ATGCAAAGGCAGAAGTTACTTGTACAGATAGTCTTGGCTATCGTCCTGGGAATATTAATCGGCTGGGCTTGCCATCAATATCTTGACGGCAGTCGAGCAAAAGAAGTTGCATCTTATTTCAACATGGTTACCGATATCTTCCTGCGCCTGATTAAAATGATCATCGCGCCACTGGTCTTCGCTACGCTGGTTTCCGGCTTGGCAAGCATGGGAGGAAACTCTTCTGCCGTTGGTCGTATCGGTATGAAAGCGATGATCTGGTTTGTCAGCGCCTCGTTCATTTCCCTGCTCATCGGTATGGTCTTCGCCAACCTGTTCCAACCTGGCGGAGGCATGAATCTCGAAATCCCCGCACAGCATATTGCAACAGGCCTGAACACCGACAGCTTTACGCTTAAGAGCTTCATCAGCCATATCTTCCCGAAAAGTATCGTCGAAGCGATGGCGAACAATGAGATCCTGCAAATTCTGGTATTCTCTCTGTTCTTCGGCTCCGCGCTTGCCTATGTAAAAGGCAAAAACAAGCACGCGACCACGATCATCTCCCTGATCGAAGAACTGACCAAAGTGATGTTCCGCGTGACCGACTACGTGATGGCGCTGGCCCCTATTGCTGTCTTTGCCGCAATCGCTTCCGCGATTACTACGCAAGGTCTGGGCCTGCTTTACGACTTCGGTAAACTGATCGGTGAGTTCTACCTCGGTCTGGCCGTACTGTGGGGCGTTCTGTTCCTGGTTGGTTACCTGTTCCTGGGCAAAGGCATTGTTAGACTGGCGAAGCTGATTCGTGAACCTACCATGCTGGCTTTCGCCACGGCGAGCAGTGAATCTGCATACCCGAAAACCATGGAAGCGCTGACCAAATTCGGCGTGCCGAAAAAAGTCACCAGCTTTGTGCTGCCGCTCGGTTACTCGTTCAACCTCGACGGTTCTATGATGTACCAGTCCTTTGCGATTCTGTTTATCGCACAGGCTTACAACATCGACCTGAGCGTTACTGAGCAAATCCTGATCCTGCTGACGCTGATGATCACCAGTAAAGGGATGGCAGGCGTAGCGCGTGCTTCTATCGTAGTAGTTGCCGCAACGCTGCCGATGTTCAGCCTGCCGGAAGCCGGTATCCTGCTGATTATCGGTATCGACCAGTTCCTGGATATGGGTCGTACTGCAACTAACGTCATCGGTAACAGTATCTCTACCGCTGTTGTGGCCAGTCTGGAAAAAGACATCCACGATGATGAGGAAGAGGCTACCGACGAAGTCGTCGCCTATAAGGAACCTCAGCAGGCTACGCAAAATAGCTAA
- a CDS encoding polysaccharide lyase, whose protein sequence is MAYPTTNLTGLIGFAKAAKVTGGTGGKVVKVTSLAEFKSAVSGSTKAVVVVEKSLKASALTKVVFGSNKTIVGSFGGANVLTNIHLRAESNSSNVIFQNLVFKHDVGIKDNDDIQLYLNYGKGYWVDHCSWPGHTWSDNDGSLDKLIYIGEKADYITISNCLFSNHKYGCIFGHPADDNNSAYNGYPRLTICHNYYENIQVRAPGLMRYGYFHVFNNYVNKFNLAFTVAQNANVLSERNVFGTGAEKKGMVDDKGNGSTFTDNGSSPAAVASKSPAAKWTASSNYSYSLMTTSAAKSWVVSNSGAQNSALKFPS, encoded by the coding sequence ATGGCTTATCCAACAACAAATCTTACTGGGCTTATTGGTTTTGCAAAAGCAGCAAAAGTTACCGGAGGAACGGGCGGTAAAGTTGTAAAGGTAACGTCGCTGGCTGAGTTTAAGTCTGCGGTAAGTGGTTCGACAAAGGCAGTCGTGGTGGTGGAAAAATCGCTGAAAGCATCAGCACTGACCAAGGTGGTCTTTGGCAGCAATAAAACCATCGTCGGTTCTTTCGGTGGCGCTAATGTACTGACCAATATCCACCTGCGTGCCGAGAGCAACTCATCTAACGTCATTTTCCAAAATCTGGTTTTTAAACATGATGTTGGCATCAAAGATAATGACGATATCCAGCTGTATTTGAATTACGGTAAGGGATATTGGGTGGACCACTGTTCATGGCCTGGGCATACGTGGAGTGATAACGACGGTAGCCTCGATAAACTGATTTATATCGGTGAAAAGGCGGATTACATCACGATCAGTAACTGCTTATTCTCAAACCATAAATATGGTTGCATCTTCGGCCATCCGGCAGATGATAATAACAGCGCTTACAATGGCTATCCGCGTTTGACTATCTGCCATAACTATTACGAAAATATTCAGGTTCGTGCACCAGGCCTGATGCGTTATGGTTATTTCCACGTCTTCAATAACTACGTCAATAAATTCAACCTGGCCTTTACGGTTGCGCAGAATGCCAATGTACTTTCTGAGCGTAACGTATTTGGTACCGGTGCGGAAAAGAAAGGAATGGTTGACGATAAAGGCAATGGTTCAACCTTTACGGATAATGGCAGTTCACCAGCTGCGGTGGCGAGTAAATCTCCCGCGGCTAAATGGACGGCGTCATCTAACTATTCATACAGTTTGATGACCACGTCGGCGGCGAAATCCTGGGTGGTTTCTAATTCCGGCGCGCAAAATAGTGCGCTGAAATTCCCATCGTAA
- the hypT gene encoding hypochlorite stress DNA-binding transcriptional regulator HypT, with protein sequence MLNNIETKWLYDFIVLEEHRSFTLAAEKRNISQSSFSRRIQALEAAVGFDIFDRSALPLQLTEQGRVFHAYIRNTLDDLEYQLNKLHGGDNYKNKITIAAAHSLSVFIMPELLKDVPDPQEKIFYVESIDVDEAVLNLKEGRSDFIFSFYNEDLMGEPFMHEKILESRLYPVCACDSAGKPLFDVSASSVPLLNYTETSYMGRQVSRYLSSVDSDKFTVNFVSSMSDLLKRMTKKGYGIAWLPDYSIQEELKNKELTILSMENAVIRMGVYLYRLDARLNVASEKFWRYMKGLSSASGL encoded by the coding sequence ATGCTGAATAATATCGAAACCAAGTGGCTGTATGATTTTATCGTGCTGGAAGAGCACCGGAGTTTTACGCTGGCGGCCGAGAAGCGGAATATCTCTCAGTCCTCATTCAGTCGGCGAATTCAGGCGCTGGAAGCGGCGGTTGGCTTTGATATTTTCGACCGTAGCGCGTTGCCACTACAGCTAACCGAGCAGGGGCGCGTGTTCCACGCCTATATCCGCAATACGCTGGATGACTTGGAGTATCAGCTCAATAAGCTGCACGGTGGAGACAATTACAAGAATAAGATCACCATCGCCGCGGCGCATTCGCTGTCGGTATTCATCATGCCTGAGCTGTTAAAAGACGTGCCGGATCCGCAGGAAAAAATCTTCTATGTCGAATCGATCGATGTCGATGAAGCGGTGCTGAATCTCAAAGAAGGGCGCAGTGACTTCATTTTCTCATTCTACAATGAGGATCTGATGGGGGAGCCCTTCATGCATGAGAAGATACTGGAGTCCCGGCTTTATCCGGTCTGCGCGTGTGATAGTGCAGGGAAGCCGCTGTTTGATGTTAGCGCCTCATCGGTACCGCTACTCAACTATACCGAGACGAGCTACATGGGGCGTCAGGTCAGCCGCTACTTATCTAGCGTCGACAGCGATAAGTTTACGGTCAATTTCGTCTCTTCCATGAGCGACTTGCTCAAACGTATGACGAAGAAAGGTTATGGTATTGCCTGGCTACCTGACTATTCCATTCAGGAAGAGCTGAAAAACAAAGAGCTGACGATCCTGAGCATGGAAAATGCCGTGATCCGCATGGGCGTTTATCTCTATCGCCTCGATGCGCGGTTGAACGTGGCTTCTGAGAAATTCTGGCGCTACATGAAAGGGCTGTCATCAGCATCTGGACTCTAA